agattttaaataaattaatctttgaATATCAGAGAGAGATTGATTATCTAGAATAAGGGTagagaaaagttgaaaaaaggcaTTCCATTTAGTGATGTCTCCGTTAAATGGAGGTATGCTAATTTGGGGCAAACTAACATTTGGGGAATGAGAGTGTTGGGGAACTATATGTCTTACTTGAGTTGGCGCTTGCGgggaaagttctaaaattttacGTTGCATTTTAGCAACACACGTCAAGTATTTGTCTTCTACATCATCCTTGTCTACTTTACTTATATCTAAAActacaatttgtttttctacctcttcaaaatctttaaaagcgTGGGTTAACATACTTTCACGTAcctgaatttctaaaaagtcaTGTATActatcattattttctaaaaaccaatTAACAATTCGTGTTACTTTAGCCTTTAAATATCCGCGATTTTTAACCAACGCTTCTACTGATATTTCTATTCCTTcagccattttattttttagttttaggcttacagaataaacacaaaaaattacgaGACAACCAGATGCTTATTTTTTGggaatagattttctttaaatttaaacaataattgttaagagaaaataaactaattaccaataaacaatttaaaagaaaaagtaaaaagtgaGTTGCTACTTATTtccaaataacaattataacaagtaaaaataacaaaataacaagggacaaataactaaaaggtttgttagtaagtaattaactaaaatacTGTTTACTCGAAGGACCACCGACACATATGTCGGAAccaattatatactttttacacaagaagtatgttttgtttttgcttaGATGAATCGTAAAATCACAACTTGGGAagatccggctcgaaggaccatgaatatagattagggtttcttaaaaacctacctatacctgctcgagcaacggctactgcattgacgagcccttcgatgacataggtccagttcaataaattacacagttgtgatttacgattacataagggtttattgtaccttttggttagtaataatttacaggtatagactaatgaacgatttacaatgttgaagttagttatttaacagggtttacaatattagttgacgttaccagccttccagaatcacaagaccaatagcaggaacttagcagaaaccaggaacggcattagcactaacgtcaccttggtttgtgcagctattgacaaccactgttgcactcacaacgttgcactcactttcagttcaattttccacctttacgcacacttattcactatagacctttttacataacttaaactactttatcgtaacaattaggtatacatatatgaactttagacaaatacttaaacggaagagagtgagagagagagaaatTGCTTGCGCCAACTTGCTCTTGACTAACTTATTTTCTCGGTACTTTAAGCTTTGTGAATTACTTCACTGGTGAAAGAAACCTTGTGTTGCGAGGGCGCGAgagtaggtacttctttttgcggcgacggagtgaatactgattttttctcgtgggactcggggtgaaatgttgggtaaaaaatgtgggatgcacgtgtgtcatggggccaacacttaagtgaacttaaggagaaaaatggatttttaagtgcacttaagctaaactggcaacaaaggcatttcttaaaaagtaggtaaaaacacatgttgggatttgggagaaggttcaggcaaaaattatttacttgagaaaaaaggtattattcgtttgacaaccataaacttcgattccataaaatcataaaataaaataaattgttaaaattaacttttaacagattgcatatacaagatgatgattaaaaaaaatattaaaaaagtgatacataagaaattccatttaaaaaattaaagctgcTAATGTTTTGATAGACGCGGAAACGTCGcaattctgaaaatattttagatgatAATGCGTGATTTTTATTACTATGATAAAAACctagcttttaaaaaactatccTAGAACAACATAATTTTCACTAAAAGTTTCACATGATAAAGTGAGGAgtcagaataaaaattatttatattacataaCTTTCAGCTTTTCGagtaaggttttttttcttaaacggataataattaataattgttttctaGTTCATTTCTCTAGAaagtaaaagtttttctttttaactcttttatgaaaaaaatccatatttttttttggtatatgatttcataataaaaaagggAAAGAAAAAGAGATAGCATTGTTACATAAGAAAAGCATTGTTTTTATCCTAAATCCTGCATCGTCTAAACACATAAAGACCTAatcaacttttcttttaaactatcagattttttctttgaaaatagaGTGGCTTAGAAGTCATTTAATACTTCCGTGGAAAATACACCTCAACCTAGTCCACACtactttttccttaaattttattttcaaaaggcACTTTAAACAACGTTGcttaaaatcatataaaacCCATTGTATTTCATAAGTGGATTCAACGCTTTGTTAATCTTTTTCGTCTAAAGTTTCTTTGCGGCCTGGCGAGTTATAAAGCCGTAATTATAAGACATTTAATACCTAAGTAAAAGTAAGTTGATACACCACAGCTGGCTGGTCAGTGTCGGCTTAcgttttattttgaattttgatacCGAAAGCCCGTGTTTAGTCACTGGAGTGGGAATTGGGAGAAGGCAGAGTAATATTGGACATACtgaatgcataaatatttagaaattatgtACTAAATTACCCTATATTCCTCTAGGGGCTACGTGACTGTAAATCAATTAACTATATGcacatacttaaaaaaaatcacgaGCAGTGCTCATTGTACCGTGGGCAAAgtttaattaagtatttttatttttttttaataaattatggttttgatataaaaattataaaatctataataagAAAACTTgcccttaaaaatttttcttctaaCTGTTTGGATTTAATTATGAACATACGAGTTTCCTGTCAAacaacaataaaacttaaaaacaacaGCTGTCAATCTAATATTACAAGTCAAATATTACAAAGCCTATGATGAAGCTTTAccatattttactaatttattatttaatattgttgcATGCAGTATGGGGCGAAGACACCATAGCCGAAATGCAAGATACAAAAGCAAAACCGGTCGCCCAACAGGCGACAAATATCGCACAAAAAGCCGCCGAGGACGCTAAAGCTGCTCAAGACGCAATGCAACAGGCCGGCCAGCAGGCTGCACGTCAAGTTAAAAACCAATTGGCAGATAAAGCTGTCGGTGCGGCCAAAGCTGCTCAAGCTGCACTCGCAGGTACACACaaagaattcaatatttttcatgtttaaTAACTTATTATCGATTGTAACGTATTTATTATGTTATAAGGCAAGGAAGAGTTAGTACAAAAGCTCCAAGACCAACTTAAAGAAGCTGAAGTGGTGGTAAATGAAGAATCACAAAACTTGCAGCAGCTACAGCAAACAGTCCAGGCAGCAACAAAAGCTGCACAACAAGCCCAAACCGAGTTGAAACTGTTGCAGACCACGTTGCAGCTTGCACAAGGTAAATGTTGCAAGTGTTCAGCACTTACTGATAAGCTAAATGAGCTTATTGCTATCAACCGTAACATTCAAAATTACCTGAGCTCAGCTACGGAAACTCAATTTGAATATGAAACTAAGCCTGTAACTGAGAAAGTTACTAGAGTGAAAGGTAATTTTGAATTGCTTCTTCATCTTTTACGTTTCTAAAGTAAATAGGATTACTACTTAAGAACTTCTTATACAGGGAACGCTGCTAACTCTCAACAAGCTCTGGAAGGTACTCAAGTTCAGTTGACTGATAAAGAAGAGCTGGTAGAAGCTGCCAAAACCCGCGTAGAACAGCTAAACAAGGATCTGCGTGCAGCTAAAGTTGAATTAGCCAAAACCAAAGATGCTGCCAAGAAAGCTGAGCAGTCAGCTGTAGATGCTAAACAAGCTGCTCAAAGGACCAAAAGAAGAATTAGACGAGCTTTATTCGAAGCCATACGGCGCAAACGAAAGTGAtttatactttattaatttcatgtaattgaattttacataaaactattgAATTAAGATGGTTATGTGATCAATAAGTCATATCAAATCAATCAGGTTTATTTCGAATCTGACTCGTTGAGTTGCTAAAGAATAGGCTCGCTTTCACAGTATTTAACTTTCTATATCATTAATTTTAGCGGCCGATTATGTCAGTTTCGTAACGACTCGGACAAAATACGCGTGAAGGTTTCGtaacaaaaaaaggtttttgtcgGCCCGCCATCGCTGTTATTTTGGTAAACTGTGGGTATTTTTTTGTAACGTGTTACATTGTCGCTTAACAAGGAGGCAATTTAAGCCTATTGTCTCTTAAAGGATTGACGAACGAAATGATTTAGCCGTCGAAACTTTTGGCCGaggcttttgtttttttttttcgtgggaagttttttaattatgcaaAGGCACGAAAATGTTTGGTGTTGTttctaaaagtaaattaaatttagcagttTAAACCTATTGTTGGTTTTTGGTCAAAGATAATGATGTCAGAAGTTTTATTATGCAATTGGCAcgtgtcaattttattttaattattttggttgttaattatttgaaatcttGATAATAGATCTAAACTATTGGGTCATTTAACTTTAACCATACAACCATCATACTTAAAATACAATAGTTCTTAAGTGACCCTAGAAAAAAAAGTCGAGGGGTGTTAGATCTCGTGATCTCGCCGGCCATTCCATTGGACCTTTTTTCCTAATCCACTGATCTGGAAATGCATCATGTAAAAATTGCCTTACAGGAAGAACATTTAGGAAGAACTTGTTGAAAATCTTCGTTTAGGTTCCTACCCCCAGAAATATCCAActgattttcaatttctttaacaattttaggTTAAATGGTGGTTTCCAACATTTCCAAGTAAGTTTTCTTATAAAggttatcattaataaatagaggCCCGACAATAATATCATCCAATATTTCCGCCTacacattgatttttttctggatGAATGATGTCTGATGCGGTTTTTCGTCACTCCAAAACTAATCTTTTTTCTCTAGCAGGAGTAATACGTAACTCTTATATCATTTtctcacaaaattctattcGTCGGTTAGGGTCGTTTTCACGCAATTCCTGAAGAATTTGCATTTTGTATGGATGGAAATGACTTAATTCAAGTAGTTGACGTATAGATTCATGACAAATTCCTATTAtcaaaaatagcaaaatatcCCAATACTTGTGCCGCCTTATCAAGTACTCTGCGATGAActctttcttatttttcatCCTGCTTCttcaaatgtaaaaaatagTTGCTCCATGTTTTATTACGTTTAATGAcgtattttttccaaaatttctttCGTTAATTAATGCAGCAGTccttaaaccataaaaataaattattttaattctttcagCCATACTATGAACCATTGTGTGAAGTATTTGGATAAGTCGGTTAAAAATTTGCAAGACGATatacaatgtaattttttttttaagttaactcCAAACATCTAGAGTCTGGTACAACCTAAAACCTGCATTGCAACATACTGCAttagtaaataaacttttttaccggattacaaaaattattgttacttTTGACTTCTTTGACTGTAGAGTACAGTCTGACACACTTGACTTAAATATTGATCAGTACCAAATAAGACAAAACATATGTGCATCTATTTCAAAGAAAGACTTTCAGAATGTTgttgaaatgaatttaaaaaaaatattattttttgtttagagCAAAATATACAGcattctaaataattaaataaaatacactttataaaacaggtttattttatttaatttatacctTTATTTGACCCTGCATAAAGCCTAGGATAAATTGTTGTGCAAGGTCTTTTGAAGTAGAATTCACTACTTTAAAAGTCCTTTAATTTAGGGTATCACAAAAAGGGTAGTGACTTATtctataactaaaatataatgatTGTAGCTCCCGTACCTGTATAAAATTTGAACCATATTGcccttttttaacttttttaatttcagaggtatttccattaaaaaaatttaaattgacaCTCCACACTGCATACGCCAGTTCTTataactttaactgcctggCAGAAAGCAAAAATGACAAAGGATGTGTGATCAGAAACCTTTAAGtattcaagtttttgttatttatgcCTTTTAAATATTCCCTGAAGACTCTGTTAAGGTctcttaaaaatgtttgttaggATCAAATAGCTTAAGACAGCaagtgtaattttattttgttcttctGAAATCATTTTATCTGACATCGATTATCATGGattaaatagtaatttgttaaatttttgttggattttttttttcgttttttaactATGCTCTGGCTCATCAATTTATAGTATTAAATCATCATACGTAGTTGATGTTATCACATCATCGCTATATCATTAAAAAGGAAAACTGGGTTATAGCGCCCTCCCACCAATCTTAGCCCCGTCCATATAAGACCTGTGTCTGTAAGTTAAGATTTTTGAAGAACTAACCATCTAAGCAGTATTTTTAACAAGGAGTCTTGCTTTTTCTATAATTCATCAATCTCTCAATAGCTTGTCAAAGACTCAGTTACTTAAAAAAACCGAGGATATGAAGGGAGATTCGTCAAAAGGTGATTTCTTAGGCGCTCAAGCCACCACCTTTAACAAATTCATTTATGTATCCAAATCTGTCTTTATACCCCCAGCTTCTTCTTCTGCCAGTTTCACGCAAAGCCTCAAGcaacaatcaatcaatcaatcatatgctttattgtcaaaaaattacaaaattttgtaaacaaagctaataaaaaaaacatataaaaacaaaacaaaacacacaaaataaaaataaaaataaaaataaaaataaaaataaaaataaaaataaaaataaaaataaaaataaaaataaaaataaatatacaaacaaaataaatatatgcaaaactgtacaaaaacaatataCCTGGTCAAtgtacatcatgatgtataatatgtcaataaaaataaacaaaatagtcaataacagtaaattaattaaatacaaaatgaaagtgcacttcaaaaaaaacacaagaaaaaaaactaatatattctctattttaagacataaaaagagccagtgtgtgtgtgatacccaaaaagttatcctagaaaaaaatcctccactgcgtacaaggctttttccagaaagtatgccttcaaagcattatgaaatcgaggaaaaggagtaattgatttaatttccaaaggcaaatgaatatgcatctttttggctctgtatagaatagagctttttactaactcggaccgaggggtttgcagataaagatctgcactgcgttgcgaagtgaataattgtgaaacggcctacttggcatttctgacttatgtttgcgtaataagcaaatagattccaatatgaataaagaggaAAGAGTAAGTagcttgtattttttaaagattttttgacagtgagctctgctattaagtcaaagcagataccgaactgctctcttttggagtttaaagatgcgctcaaattgagtcacaccgcatgtgccccagaatggaagggcgtaacgtagatgtgacATGTTTATTATGAcacaaaaagggcataataaactgttcttgatgtttaa
The genomic region above belongs to Anthonomus grandis grandis chromosome 6, icAntGran1.3, whole genome shotgun sequence and contains:
- the LOC126737808 gene encoding tol-Pal system protein TolA-like produces the protein MMKLYHILLIYYLILLHAVWGEDTIAEMQDTKAKPVAQQATNIAQKAAEDAKAAQDAMQQAGQQAARQVKNQLADKAVGAAKAAQAALAGKEELVQKLQDQLKEAEVVVNEESQNLQQLQQTVQAATKAAQQAQTELKLLQTTLQLAQGNAANSQQALEGTQVQLTDKEELVEAAKTRVEQLNKDLRAAKVELAKTKDAAKKAEQSAVDAKQAAQRTKRRIRRALFEAIRRKRK